In the genome of Pseudomonas fluorescens, the window CGTCAGGCCTGGCGCATGTTGCTGGCGCACCTGGCGCGCATGATCGTTACCCCGGAAGTCGAGCCTCTGGAAGAAGGCGGCGTGATTGCCATGGTCGGCCCGGCCGGCATGGGCAAGACCACTACCCTGGCCAAGCTGGCCGCCCGTTACGTGCTCAAGTACGGCGCGCAGAACATAGCGCTGGTGAGCATGGACAGCTTCCGCATCGGTGCCCAGGAGCAGCTCAAGACCCTGGGGCGCATCCTCAATGTGCCGGTGACCCACGTCGATCCGGGCCAGTCCCTGGTGCAGGCGCTGGAACCCTTGCTGCGCAAGCGCGTGGTGCTGATCGATACCGCCGGCCTGCAGGCCAGCGACCCGGCCTTGCGCATGCAACTCGAAAGCCTGGCCGGTCGTGGCATCCGCTCGAAAAATTATCTGGTCCTGGCAACCACCAGCCAGAAACAGGTTCTAACCGCCGCCTATCATAGTTACAAGCGTTGCGGGCTCGCTGGCTGCATCCTGACTAAACTGGATGAAACGGCTAGTCTGGGTGAGGTGTTGAGCCTTGCCATCAGTCATGAGTTGCCGGTGGCTTACCTGACCGATGGCCCGCGGATCCCGGATGATTTGCATCTGCCGCGTCGTCACCAGTTGGTCAGTCGCGCCGTGAGCGTGCAAATGCAGGAAGAACCCAGCGAAGAAGCCATGGCTGACATGTTCGCTGACATCTACCACAGCCCGACCAAGCAGGTTGGCTGAGGTAAAAATGAACAGTTTTTGTACCTACATCGATGGTCTGCCATGCATTGTTCCGTTTGTGAACGCGCAGCCAGTAATGTGGCCTCCGTCTATGCAAGACAAGGTAAAGAAATAACATGGGCAGCATGCATCCCGTACAGGTGATCGCGGTGACCGGCGGCAAAGGTGGCGTCGGGAAAACTAATGTGTCAGTGAACTTGTCCCTGGCTCTGGCTGAGCTTGGCCGGCGCGTCATGCTGTTGGACGCCGACCTGGGACTGGCGAACGTCGACGTTCTGCTGGGCCTGACACCCAAACGTACCCTGGCCGACGTGATCGAGGGCCGCTGCGAACTGCGCGATGTACTGCTGCAGGGACCCGGTGGCATCCGAATCGTTCCGGCCGCATCCGGCACTCAGAGCATGGTGCATCTGAGCCCCGCGCAACACGCCGGCCTGATCCAGGCCTTCAGCGATATCGGCGACAACCTCGATGTATTGGTGATCGATACCGCGGCGGGTATTGGTGACTCGGTAGTCAGTTTCGTTCGCGCAGCCCAGGAAGTGCTGCTGGTGGTGTGCGACGAGCCGACCTCGATCACTGACGCCTACGCATTGATCAAACTGCTTAACCGTGACTACGGCATGAACCGCTTCCGGGTCCTGGCCAACATGGCCCAGAGCCCGCAGGAAGGGCGCAACCTGTTCGCCAAGTTGACCAAGGTCACGGATCGCTTCCTCGACGTCGCCCTGCAATACGTCGGCGCGGTGCCCTACGACGAAAGCGTGCGCAAGGCCGTGCAGAAGCAGCGCGCCGTCTACGAGGCGTTCCCGCGTTCCAAGTGCTCGCTGGCATTCAAGGCCATCGCACAGAAGGTCGATACCTGGCCGCTGCCTGCCAACCCGCGCGGGCACCTGGAGTTTTTCGTCGAGCGGCTCGTGCAGCAGACAGCAGGGCCGGTTCTATGACAGCAAGCGGTTACAACCTCTACAAAAAATCGGCGCGTGATGCGCAGTACGAGCTGATCGAGCGTTACGCGCCGCTGGTTAAACGCATTGCCTACCACTTGTTGGCGCGCCTGCCGGCCAGTGTCCAGGTCGAAGACCTGATCCAGGCCGGGAT includes:
- the flhF gene encoding flagellar biosynthesis protein FlhF, whose translation is MQVKRFFAADMRQAMKLVRDELGADAAIIGNRRIAGGVELTAALDYKLSALAPRVPNMELEDELRKTQSRIVTAQAELSLRGDGESDNATNRQLFAGLPLTAAEPLIEPTYAEPRRPAPAAAPASTGVDPRAFDSMRFELNSLRELMEVQLGSLAWNQLQGSRPDQANLWRRLQRIGLSGPLSRDLLAMITDIEEPRQAWRMLLAHLARMIVTPEVEPLEEGGVIAMVGPAGMGKTTTLAKLAARYVLKYGAQNIALVSMDSFRIGAQEQLKTLGRILNVPVTHVDPGQSLVQALEPLLRKRVVLIDTAGLQASDPALRMQLESLAGRGIRSKNYLVLATTSQKQVLTAAYHSYKRCGLAGCILTKLDETASLGEVLSLAISHELPVAYLTDGPRIPDDLHLPRRHQLVSRAVSVQMQEEPSEEAMADMFADIYHSPTKQVG
- the fleN gene encoding flagellar synthesis regulator FleN; amino-acid sequence: MGSMHPVQVIAVTGGKGGVGKTNVSVNLSLALAELGRRVMLLDADLGLANVDVLLGLTPKRTLADVIEGRCELRDVLLQGPGGIRIVPAASGTQSMVHLSPAQHAGLIQAFSDIGDNLDVLVIDTAAGIGDSVVSFVRAAQEVLLVVCDEPTSITDAYALIKLLNRDYGMNRFRVLANMAQSPQEGRNLFAKLTKVTDRFLDVALQYVGAVPYDESVRKAVQKQRAVYEAFPRSKCSLAFKAIAQKVDTWPLPANPRGHLEFFVERLVQQTAGPVL